The sequence CTGGAGTAGCTTCAGTAACCACCGGAGTTGGAGAATACCGGATATGATTGCGAAGAGCGCTGCTGAGTTTTGCTGGCGGTGGAACTGGCATCATTTGTTGCTCAACGAGGTTTTCGCGCTCTTCGGTAAGCTTACGCTCGTGAGAAGATGCAACAATAAATGCTGGTGGTTCATCTGTGTTTTCTGACACTGCTGGGGCTGGAGTAGGCTGAGCTAGTGGCGCTGGTGGAGATGGTGGATAACCCTGAAAATGCAAGTAATTTAAGCAagcttgattttgaaaaatttgaagtttctatcatagattaaaaattcaaattgacaGTTTTTGTATGACTCACCAAGTTTTCCAATTGCAAGTCTGTTGGCAATGGCGCTGGTGGTCTCTAAAAAAtactaaactttaaaaaaaatttattttgaccATCATTATTACCGGTTGATTTGGCCCAAACGAACTATGCCAATTGCTGAGCTGCTCCTTCAGTCTTTGCTCCATTTGTTGCTTTTCTTCCTCCAATTGTTTTTCCTAAATTGAAGaatgaaatttagtttttttcgcACGCCTTGCTACTCACCTTTTTCCTCAActcttcttccattttcttctGAACCTCGATTTTCATGCGTTGCTCGGTGAGCTCAGTCTGGAGGACTTCTAACTGTTTACGTCTAGTCAGAAGTTCCTTAGTTTGCAAAGTTTGTTCGTATGTTTGGAGAATGTTTTGAAGGCGTTTCAcatcctgaaaaaaacattattaaagGAGCAGTTATTATCgactttccatttttcacgtAGTCGAACACTGAGAAAAGCATAAACTTTCAATTCGAATCAGTTTTTAAGcagtacaaaaataaaaaataaaacaaaagaatCAAATCGAATATTGGAAGTAACAGcttatcagaaaattattaaattgaaGCGATGAATGAAGGGTCAATTGATgatgattttcaataaataagaTTTATAGTTCAGTATGCCTTAGTCAAACTTCTATTTTAAAGTCATTATCGCTGAACAAGCAAAATTATCTCATCACTTACATCAACACCAAGACCATATGCTCCCTTTGTGCGAAGATTCGTGACAACCTCGTCAATTGCTGGATCCAGTGGTTGCATGTATCCTGGTGGTCCAATATCCATAGGTCCCATTGAGTTCAGTGATGCCTGCGGGCTCTCGAATCGTTGTGGTGCTCGTCTCAACAAAGCGTTCACTTCGGCCATTCTTCTGGGATCGACTAAATTCATATCAATAGAATTTGACAGATCAGCGTGAGGTCTTGGTGGCTCTGTGCCCTCTCGctctttcagtttttgaaaaacaacttCTGCAATGTTTTCAGGATTGAGTGGAACTGTGGAAGTTGGTGGGGCAATTGTTGTGTAGCCAAGCCTCTCGAGCTGGAACTTTCTTGCGTATCTGTCCCAATCCTTGACTTTAACTCCATCGACATACATTTCCTTTGCTTTAGTTGTAGGAGGTTGTGAAGTGCTAAACATTAATGGTGCTTGTGATAACTTTGATTGTACTCGACTAATTTATCTGGCATTTTGACAAAACTTAATAAAGTATTTTCTCAACAATGagtgcaaaaataaattaataatggTTTCATATACAACgcatttcattttcttcttatACAAACTTGactgttttattattttagtacaatccattaaaaaaaaactcacaatgcATCTAAAAACTTGAACGCAGCTTTCGATGTTCCATTCATGCCTGGCAAATCTAAAGGAGTACCAAAATCAGTCTTGTTAATGCCTAGATCTTCTAGCGGCACTCCAATATTTTTAGCAACACCAAAAGGGTTAACCACCAATTCACTTAGCATTCCACCTCCTAGCATGTTTGTCAACATCttcctgaataaaaaataactataCGGGGTATGTTAAGTTTGGCTTGTTACTTTAGCTCATCTGGATTTCCTTCCATCTGTCCTTTAATCACATTTCCAATGTTTGGTAAAGTCTGCACAATTCTTTCCATAAATGGTGGTTTTGAAGAACTTTCCTCATCCTGAGCAAAAACTGCTATCACCAATAGTGATAATAGGAGATAACTCCTCAtgcttctgaaaaaagtattattaTCATGGAATGAGAAATGAGTGACAATGAAAATCCCGAAAAAGGGAAATGTGaaagtgaaaagtgaaaatgaagaaatgaagGTGAATTTGTTTCAAACGGAGGGCGTGGACAAATCGTGTTGGGATAAGAGACACACAACGCGCTCCTCAAATTGGGTCGCTATCATGATTGTCGAAGTCGCGAAATGGGAGAAGCATAGGAAGATTACGTTCCGTTTTCACTCGGACTAGGTCAATTTTCCGTTTCATTATCACTTATCTTTTGCTTGATGACCtattggaaaatggaaaagaaaaagctGAATGATGACACTTCTGACACTTTTTTGGGGCTTTGTGTACATGGAAAGCAtgacatttttgttgaaattgtaTGCTGGTTACTTCCCTGCTGATGTGTGGTAACATGATGTCTAAGTTTGAGAACATTTCATGAAccgttttcagttttctggtAACATTCTTCTTTCAAGAAGTTGATATAACAACTCCCTGATCAAATtacttacaattttttatataaaaatttgctgaaCGCTGATAGTAGcagttttaaacaaaaattgttgtgaccaaaaaaatgttataaaaaattaaaattttgtgagcCCATATTGTTTGTCAGTTTAAGCGCAGCAATCATtaacaattattattattattggtTTTATTTTCACTTGACTAACTTATTGATTTTCGAGCAGTGTAAATGtaaataggaaaatttgaaatttaagaatttattttaactttgTATATTCATGGAAATAGCACAAGGGAAGACAAACTTTGAATGAATGACCAATAATTTGAacggaagaaaaatgaaacatacATTGGAAACATATGAAATAAGTCACA comes from Caenorhabditis elegans chromosome X and encodes:
- the M03B6.3 gene encoding uncharacterized protein (Confirmed by transcript evidence); this translates as MRSYLLLSLLVIAVFAQDEESSSKPPFMERIVQTLPNIGNVIKGQMEGNPDELKKMLTNMLGGGMLSELVVNPFGVAKNIGVPLEDLGINKTDFGTPLDLPGMNGTSKAAFKFLDAFTSQPPTTKAKEMYVDGVKVKDWDRYARKFQLERLGYTTIAPPTSTVPLNPENIAEVVFQKLKEREGTEPPRPHADLSNSIDMNLVDPRRMAEVNALLRRAPQRFESPQASLNSMGPMDIGPPGYMQPLDPAIDEVVTNLRTKGAYGLGVDDVKRLQNILQTYEQTLQTKELLTRRKQLEVLQTELTEQRMKIEVQKKMEEELRKKEKQLEEEKQQMEQRLKEQLSNWHSSFGPNQPRPPAPLPTDLQLENLGYPPSPPAPLAQPTPAPAVSENTDEPPAFIVASSHERKLTEERENLVEQQMMPVPPPAKLSSALRNHIRYSPTPVVTEATPVIPPSTSVDREDDEFVSKCDCEQISLEKMNGKWLMALASPNVVQAIQEKANVLLEGTEALTCSRFDVSAGKHSVAAQDARLIWQFRTHGAPKLFRLRGSALTMDHESVRVQMADFNGENFSFPFCVLKSGETSSSYEHLLVTNSQGNCKDVALLVRDPQEFFDHPNKNLQKYLKNKIAKKEMNSLNVVNFGDC